A part of Cannabis sativa cultivar Pink pepper isolate KNU-18-1 chromosome 6, ASM2916894v1, whole genome shotgun sequence genomic DNA contains:
- the LOC133038880 gene encoding uncharacterized protein LOC133038880 isoform X2, with translation MYIVLFLVFVNYFLGFLILMVILLCCMCIVPGFFTELLVGLRLLDMANSESGSDSGAENECPTTIPTRGPTQMNEISKLMDQGKRVALEVNDKGQYCGKSYAKLVSTLGVRCRQTIGLAYKNWKEVNQTLKNQVWKDIQTGFIVPDTFKHDCLILAGKLMKDFKNRMTKDIIMPALKENDAGRLAQVPEKHPEIDAADWCKFVESRLTPEFLELSKVQRERSSKIQSRHRSGRSGMVNVREAVKKDLEVADPPRHRVWIKSRTKSRKLVTDYDKEIAEKIVSIY, from the exons atgtacattgttttatttttagtttttgtaaattattttttgggttttttaattttaatggtaATATTGTTGTGTTGTATGTGTATAGTGCCCGGATTTTTTACGGAATTGctcgtcggattgcggttattag acatggcgaactcggaatcaggatctgattcgggagcagaaaatgagtgtccaaccacaatacctacacgagggccgacgcaaatgaatgaaatatccaaactaatggatcagggcaaaagagtggccctcgaagttaatgataaaggtcaatactgtggaaaaagctacgcgaagctcgtatccactctgggagtcagatgtcggcagacaatagggttggcttataaaaattggaaagaagtcaaccagactctgaaaaatcaagtttggaaagacattcag acggggttcattgtgccggacaccttcaaacatgattgtctcatcctagctgggaagttaatgaaagacttcaagaataggatgacaaaagacatcataatgcccgcgttgaaagagaatgatgcgggacgactggcacaagtccctgaaaagcacccggagatcgacgctgctgattggtgcaaatttgttgaaagtagactaactcctgaatttctg gaattgagtaaggtgcaacgtgaacgttcctcaaaaattcaatccagacatcgaagtggtcggagtggaatggtgaacgtacgggaagctgtg aaaaaggacctcgaagttgcagatcctccccgccaccgtgtttggattaaatctcgcaccaagagtagaaaacttgtcactgattacgacaaggaaattgccgagaagatagtaagtatatattaa
- the LOC133038880 gene encoding uncharacterized protein LOC133038880 isoform X1, producing the protein MYIVLFLVFVNYFLGFLILMVILLCCMCIVPGFFTELLVGLRLLDMANSESGSDSGAENECPTTIPTRGPTQMNEISKLMDQGKRVALEVNDKGQYCGKSYAKLVSTLGVRCRQTIGLAYKNWKEVNQTLKNQVWKDIQTGFIVPDTFKHDCLILAGKLMKDFKNRMTKDIIMPALKENDAGRLAQVPEKHPEIDAADWCKFVESRLTPEFLELSKVQRERSSKIQSRHRSGRSGMVNVREAVVSNTKNLMCYNVLYNLIGTHFIVITLCRKRTSKLQILPATVFGLNLAPRVENLSLITTRKLPRR; encoded by the exons atgtacattgttttatttttagtttttgtaaattattttttgggttttttaattttaatggtaATATTGTTGTGTTGTATGTGTATAGTGCCCGGATTTTTTACGGAATTGctcgtcggattgcggttattag acatggcgaactcggaatcaggatctgattcgggagcagaaaatgagtgtccaaccacaatacctacacgagggccgacgcaaatgaatgaaatatccaaactaatggatcagggcaaaagagtggccctcgaagttaatgataaaggtcaatactgtggaaaaagctacgcgaagctcgtatccactctgggagtcagatgtcggcagacaatagggttggcttataaaaattggaaagaagtcaaccagactctgaaaaatcaagtttggaaagacattcag acggggttcattgtgccggacaccttcaaacatgattgtctcatcctagctgggaagttaatgaaagacttcaagaataggatgacaaaagacatcataatgcccgcgttgaaagagaatgatgcgggacgactggcacaagtccctgaaaagcacccggagatcgacgctgctgattggtgcaaatttgttgaaagtagactaactcctgaatttctg gaattgagtaaggtgcaacgtgaacgttcctcaaaaattcaatccagacatcgaagtggtcggagtggaatggtgaacgtacgggaagctgtggtaagtaatactaaaaatttaatgtgctataatgtgctatacaatttaattggtactcatttcattgttataacgttatgtagaaaaaggacctcgaagttgcagatcctccccgccaccgtgtttggattaaatctcgcaccaagagtagaaaacttgtcactgattacgacaaggaaattgccgagaagatag
- the LOC133039503 gene encoding uncharacterized protein LOC133039503 encodes MNSNHQMFFIPWNIGMHWTLVVVAPKKIIHLNPLKGRPIPEEIEQMIGRAFMYIGDAHQYLGPWQGIAQANCPRQPKSQECGFYVLKYMTDIVARANPNRYIEDQKAFGGKKQYDPKTEILPLQRKWIEQLMAVIHGDD; translated from the exons atgaacagcaaccaccaaatgttctttattccttggaatatcgg gatgcattggacgctagtggtggttgcgccaaagaaaattatccatttaaaccctctaaaaggccgcccaattcccgaagaaatagaacaaatgatcggaag ggcattcatgtatataggggacgcacatcagtatcttggcccgtggcaaggaattgcacaagcaaactgtccaagacaacctaaaagccaagaatgcggtttttatgttttgaaatatatgactgacatcgtcgcacgtgccaaccccaaccgttacatagaagatcaaaaagct tttgggggtaagaagcaatacgatccaaaaacagaaattttaccactacagcgaaagtggatcgaacaattgatggcggtgattcacggtgacgattga